Genomic segment of Peptostreptococcaceae bacterium:
TGCAATTGCAACCTATTCAACCTTCTTCTGCAAAAATAAAATAGCAAACCGAACCCGTCTATAAATTGAAGTGTTCTAATTTGCTACAGTTGTCCAGCATATTATGATATTTGGTGTTTTATTATAGAACACATGTCCCATTATGGGTCGTATTGATGTCATATTCCTTCATCTTTCTATAAAGAGAGCTTCTGCTTATACCTAATATACGTGCTGTTTTTGATAGGTTGCCGTTTGCTTTTTCTATAGTCTTATGAATTGCCATGCTTTCGATTTCACGAAGGGTGAAAAATTTTTGATTTTGAGAATCAGTCTCATTGAGAAGATTAGTCGCTTTCATGTATTGCGGGATATCTTCTGCCGACAAAACTTCGCCATCCTTTACAACGCTTATTATCTGTTGCATAACGTTTTGAAGCTCCCTAACATTCCCCGGCCATGGATATCCGCTCATCCGCTCAAAGAAGGCGTCATCAATGCCCCGTATATCCTTCCCCATTTGCCTGCTGAATTTTTCCATAAAATACGATATGAGGGGCTTGAAGTCCTTTTTTCTTTCCCTTAGGGGCGGAATCATTATAGGCATGACGTTCAATCTGTAAAAAAGATCCTCTCTGAAATTACCTTTTTCCACTTCGCCCTTCAAATCCTTGTGGGTGGCCGCTATCACTCTAACATCTACAGGGATCACATCATGGCCTCCAACTCGTACCACTTCCTGTGTTTCAAGCACCCTCAGAAGATTTGCCTGGGTATCCAATGGCATGTCTCCTATCTCGTCAAGAAAGATTGTTCCCCCGTCAGCCAGTTCAAATTTCCCAGGATGTCCCCCGCGTTTAGCCCCGGTGAAGGCTCCCTCGATGTATCCGAACAATTCGCTGGCAACCAGATCGCGCGGTATAGCTCCGCAATTCAAGAAAATAAACGGATGCTTTCTTCTTGGCCCGGCATTATGTATTGACTGTGCGAAAAGCTCCTTGCCCGTTCCGCTTTCTCCCTGTAGAAGCACAGTGGTATTGTATTGGGTCATTCCTTCAGCTATTTTGATTGACTTTTTTATTGCTTCGCTTTCTCCCATTATATCCGTAAACGTAAAGCGGGCCTGAGATCCGACAATCCGGTTTACCAGATTATGGACCGTTTTGACTTCATGGAAGGTCAATATGACGCCTTCCAGAACATCCTTTTCAATATCCTTGATAGACGCTATGGTGGCTATACAAACAACGCGTTTGCCGTTTTTAAGTATGAATTCCAATTCCTCATTGTTATAATGACCCTCTGCAATGTTTTTTCCTATGCTTTTCAATCGGTCACCGATTTTTACCATTTTACTAATGTCTTTTCCTATAATTTCTTTTTCTGTCCTTTTAAGAATATGCCGTGCAATAAGATTAACATCCGTTATTACTCCTTCATTGTCAATACATATCAATCCTTCATTAATTTGCTCTATTATCGTTGAAAAATGATGGTTCGCAATCCTAAGCTGCCTGTTTATCTTGTCAATTTTAAACTGTTTTTCGATAGCAACACTAGACGCCACAACCATTCCAAGCGTATGAAGATGCACCTTTTCGTAGGAATCGGTCATGCTTAGTATTCCAAGCAATTCACCTTCCGCGTTTTTTATCGGGCATGCAGACGAGGTAAATTTATGGTATCTTTTGGCATAATGCTCGGCTGCAAACACCTGTATTGGATTTCTTGTATTCAATGCTATTCCAATAGCATTGGTCCCAATGGTCTCTTCTTTCACATTGTTTCCCTTGTAAAGATTCAATTTCTTGTATGCTTCAACTGAATCCTCGTCCCCAAGGCACTCCACCACGTATCCTTCCGGATCTGTAAGCCTTACCAACAGGCCATGGCTTCCCGAAATGTTGTATAAGCTCTCCATGAATGGCTTGGCAATCCTGAGAAGCGGACGAAGCTGAACCTCCCTGTCCTTAAGGGTTTTCGATTTTGAGTTCTTTTCCCCTTCCCCCATGGGATTTACCTGTTCTTTACGACTTCTGATCCACGAATCAGCAATCTCTTTCCTTATTATGTCTCTGTCGATATTTCCGCTTTCCATGAATTGCGACCATGCATCATTTATTTGATTGTTTCTATTGTAAATCTTGTTTGCAGACATACGCACCCCCGTTCATTCTTGCAGGTGTTTCCCAACCGCACTTTTTATTCCTTGCTTCTGCCTATGTATATATCAAGGGCTTTTATTCCCCTGCGCGCAAGTTTTATAAACAAGACAAACGAATAAATAGATGCCACAATGAGAACTAGCAATATAACAACATTAATCAATTGAAATCCCAATGCAAAATTTATATTCCTCATAAATATTCTCCTTTCGTTTCACGTGAAACAATTATTTTCTCAATAAATTCATTATCCTTTCAAATTCATCCAAACCGTGATATGAAATCTCTATTTTCCCTTCATTTTTTCTTCCATTTTTTATGTTCACCTTTGTTGCGAACCTCTCTCTTAGGGTTTCTTCCATTATAAGTACTTCCGGATCGATTTCTATAGGTTTTTTATAATTTTTTTCCTGTTTCTCACTCAAAATTAATTTCACTTGACGTTCAGCTTCCCTTACTGATAGTCCTTTTTCAACAATTCTCTCTAAAAGCATTTTTCGCTTTTCACCGGAAGGTAGCCCCAACAAGGTTCTCCCATGACCACCTGTAATCTTTCCTTCAGCTATCAATCCCTTTATTTCATCTTCTAGTCCCAAAAGCCTTATCAAATTCGCCACATAAGGCCTGCTTTTTCCTGCAACATCCGACACCTTTTCCTGTGTTAGTCCATGCTCATCCATAAGCAATCTAAATGCCATAGCTTCCTCAATCGGATTAAGGTCTTCCCTTTGGAGATTCTCAATTAGTGCAAGCTCCATTCTTTCAGCCGGCTTTGCCTCTCTAATAATGCAAGGAACACTTTTTAAATTTGCTTCTCTCGCTGCCCTATATCTTCTTTCTCCCGCGATTATACGGTAACCCTTTTCTTCTTGACTTACAATCACAGGCTGTATGATTCCATGTCTTTTTACTGACTTTGCAAGCTCTTCGATTTTATCTTTGTCAAAGTGTTTCCTTGGCTGGTTCGGATTCGTTTTAATTAATCCTATTTCTATGTCATGAATCCGTTCCTTTAAAGAAACGCCTTCTTCTTTTTCTCCAGTATCCGTTGCTGGAATTAGCGCATTCAGCCCTCTCCCTAAACCACTTCTCTTTTTAGACAATTAAACCTCCTCCTTTCCTTCCAGTGCTAAGAATTCCTCCGCAAGCGCCTGATAGGCCTGTGCCCCCCGCGATTTCGGATCATATTCTGTGATTGGAAGTCCATAGCTTGGCGCCTCTGCCAATCGCACATTTCTTGGTATAACCGTTTTGTATACCTTTTCCTTGAAGTACTCCTTTACTTCTTCAACAACCTGCACAGAAAGATTCGTCCTTTTATCAAACATGCTTAAAAGCACTCCCTCTATTGCCAAGGCAGGGTTGAGTTTATTCCTAATCAATCCAATCGTATTCATCAATTGACTCACACCCTCCAATGCGTAATATTCGCATTGGATTGGTATCAAAACCCCATCTGCAGCTGTCAAGGCATTCAATGTCAAGAGGCCAAGTGACGGAGGGCAATCTATAAATATATAATCGTACTCATCCTTTGTTGTTTCAATAAGCTTCTTAAGCTTAAATTCGCGGGCTTTAATACCTGTTAACTCAATTTCTGCCCCTGCAAGCTGCATATCGGCAGGAATCAAGTCTATGTTTCTAAATTTAGATTTCATTATACATTTTTCTATTTCCTCATCACCAAGCAAAGCATCATAAATAGTGTTTTTAAGATATCTTGAGGCCTGCCCGAACCCACTTGTAGTATTTCCCTGAGGATCTATGTCTATTACAAGAATTCTTTTCCCCATCTTTCCCAAATTCGCAGTGAGGTTAATATTTGTAGTTGTTTTGCCGACCCCACCCTTTTGATTGAAAATGGCAATGACTTTTCCCATGAATTACACTCCCCGATCGCTTATATATTTTATCTTTGTTCTCTCTATTATATTATAGATTATTTTTCCCCTCTTTATAAGTGCAAGCCCTACATTTTTTGCTGTTTCGGAAAAAATGCCCCTCCCAAGGAGTCCCTCTATCCAAAATATGCATCGTCTCTCTATTTCGAATGTTTTTCAGCTAAAATCGGCTTTACTATTCTCCCGAAAAATAAAAAACCGCATTGTCTGCGGTTTTGTTTCACGTGAAACATTTCATCATTCTTTATTGATTGGTATTTTTATCCTTATTTCATAATATATACCTTTATCGCACTCCTCATATTCCGCTTTAACTCCGGTCTTTAAAATTTCCTTGAATGCATTCTTTATTGTGTTTGTATATATTCTCATGTTCATTGCCGACTTAAAAGTCTGGTTTCTGTCTTTCTTCTTTTCCTTTTCCATCTTCTTTTCTATTGCCGTCTCCGTTTGTCTCACGTTTAAATCGTTCTTGATTATTTCCTTTATCATTTTGTCTCGATCTTTTTCATCGTTAAGTTTCAGAAGTGCTCTTCCATGCCTTTCTGTCAATCCATTGCTTCTCAATACCAAAAGTTGCCCATCAGACAACTTTAAAAGCCTAAGCTTATTAGCTATTGTGGATTGGTTCTTTCCAACATATCTCGCAATATCCTGTTGCTTCATATTGTAATCCAACATAAGCCTTTGATACCCTATTGCCTCCTCCACAAAGTCTAAATCCTCCCTCTGTAGATTCTCGACAAGCGCAACTATGGCAGAATCCTCGTCGCTCATGTTTTTCATAAGCACCGGAACATAATCAAGTCCGGCTTTTTCCGCAGCCCTAAGCCTGCGCTCTCCTGCAATCAACTCGTAACTTCCATCTATTTTCCTTACCGTAAGCGGTTGTATTACCCCATATTTTTTTATCGAGTCCGATAATTCACTAAGCGACTTCTCCAAAAAGATCTTCCTCGGCTGATGTGGGTTTGGTTTTATATCCACAGTTTGAACATAAATAATTTCATTCATCTTTTATCTCCTTGAAAATTGGCTTTTTTGAAGGTTTTCCCGGCTTACGCGGATACTTTTCCGGGGTTCTTGACACCTTTTCAATTACAATTATTTCATGCTGGGATTCCATATAGGGGTTTTTTATCAATATTCTATCCTTTACTATGCCTCCCAATAATTTAATCGCATATTCAGCATCCTCAATTTCTTTGTCCGCTTTTGGTCCTTTCATCGATAAAAAGAGACCTCCTACTGAAACAAGCGGCAAGCAATACTCGCTCAAAACAACCAAATTGGCTACTGCTCTTGACACTGCCAAATCAAAACTTTCTCTAAGTACATTGTCCCTACCTAGTTCCTCCGCTCTTGAATGAATCGCACTTATGCCAGATAAATCAAGTTTATCAATCACTTCCCGTAAAAAATTTACTCTTTTCCCCAATGAATCGGCCAAAACCCATTCTCCATTGCCGCAAAGTATCCTCAGCGGCAATCCCGGAAAGCCCGCTCCCGTTCCAACATCAATCATTCGTTTGGCGCCTGAAACTCCTTCAATTTTCAAACAGGTTGCTGAATCGAGAAAATGTTTAATGACAATTTCCTTTTCATCGGTTATTGCGGTAAGATTCATTTTGCCGTTCCACTCCAAAAGTAATTCAATATACCTTTCGAATCTATTCTCAATTTCTTTCGAACACTTTATTTCCATTGAAGCCAATCCTGAAGAAAGCAGCCTTTTATCCATTATGTTTTGCCTTCCTACGATTTTGCTCTAGATAAATCATCAACACTGATATATCTGCGGGCGAAACACCGGATATTCTCGATGCCTGCCCAACGGAAGCAGGCTTTATGCTGTTTAGCTTTTGCTTTGCTTCGAGTCTAATCCCCGATATCTTTAAATAATCAATGCCCGAGGCTAGCATCTTTTTTTCCAGCTTTTTAAACCGCTCGATTTGCTGCTTCTGTTTTACAATATATCCCTCGTATTTAATCTCAACTTCAACCTGGGTAACTGCCTGCCTCACAAGAATAGGGCGATCAATGTCTATGGCTCCCAATTTTTTATAGTCAAGCTCCGGTCTCTTTAACAAATCGTAAAGCGAAATCGAATTATTGACTTGAGAACTCCCGTTTTTCTCTAAAAATTCTTTTAATTCTCTCGGTTTTTTCTTTACGCTTTTCAATCTTTCCATTTCTTCTTCCACTTGTTTCTTTTTGTTTAAATATCTGTCATGTCTCTCTTTTGTTACCAATCCTAACCTTAAACCTTTTTCCGTAAGTCTAAAATCAGCATTGTCTTGTCTTAAGACAAGACGATATTCAGCTCTCGATGTCATTATTCTATAGGGCTCATTCGTTCCTTTTGTTACCAAATCATCTATCAATACTCCAATGTACGCTTCAGAACGGTCAAGCACAAAAGGCTCTTCTCCCTTTATTTTTAAAGCCGCATTTATTCCGCTCATTAATCCTTGAGCCGCAGCTTCCTCATAACCAGAAGATCCGTTTATTTGTCCCGCAAAGTACAATCCGCCTATCTTCTTGTATTCAAGGGACAGTTTCAAATCTGTTGGATCAATGCAGTCATACTCTATGGCATATGCCGGTCTCATCAAATCCGCTTTTTCAAGCCCCTTTATGGTTCTGTAAAATGCTACCTGAACCTCCTCAGGCAAGCTTGTAGACATACCCTGAACATACATTTCATCTGTATAAAGCCCTTCAGGCTCTACAAAAAGCTGGTGCCGGTTCTTGTCAGCGAACTTAACCAATTTTGTCTCAATTGACGGGCAGTATCTGGGACCAGGCCCTTCAATCTCCCCTCCGTACATGGCTGAGCGATTGATGTTGCTTAAAATTATTTCGTGTGTATCAAGATTGGTATAACTTAACCAACACGGTACTTGAGGCGATTCCAAATGGTCATTCATAAATGAAAAAGGAATAGTTTCCTTATCTCCCTCTTGCAAAATCATCTTTGAAAAATCGATAGACGAGCTGTTCACCCTTGCCGGAGTTCCCGTCTTGAATCTTCTAAGCGCAATTCCGCATTTCCTCATTGATTTCGACAGCTCTGTTGCTGCCCTCAAATCATTTGGTCCACTTTCATAGCTAACATCGCCAATGAATATTTTTCCAGCCAAAAAAGTTCCGGTAACAAGAATAACGGCTTTGGCTTTATAAACAACCCCGGTTCTTGTTTTTATACCCATAATTTGTCCATTTTCGACTATGAGTTCAGTTGCCTCAGCCTGTTTTAGCTTCAGGTTTTCCTGTTTTTCCATCACTTTTTTCATTTCTGTATGGTATTTCTGCTTGTCAGACTGAACACGCAATGAGTGAACAGCTGGCCCTTTTGCGGTATTTAGCATCTTGCTTTGGATGAAGGACTTATCGGCGTTTAGGCCCATTTCCCCTCCCAATGCGTCAATTTCTCTCACAAGATGGCCCTTGCCTGTTCCTCCAACGGATGGATTGCATGGCATCATGGCCACGGCATCTAGGGTTATGGACACAACCAAAGTCTTCATACCCATTCGAGCAGAAGACAGTGCCGCCTCACAGCCTGCGTGTCCCGCTCCAACGACTATGACATCGTATTCTTCAGCAACAAAATTTTTCATAAGCTCCCCTTCCAAAAATCACTTGCCAAGACAAAATTCAGAAAAAACCTTGTCGATTATATCCTCTCCAACCGTTTCCCCTATGATTTCTCCAAGATAGGCGTAAGCGTTTTTAATATCAATTTCTATGAAGTCATACGGTATTTTTTCATGTGTAACCCCAATTGCCTCTAATATGCTTGCGAGAGCCCTTTCAAGCGCATTCTTTTGTCTGACGCTTGTTACAAGCGTGTCCACTCTTTGAAAAAGCTCGCCAGAATAAACCATTTCAACTATTTTATCCTCTAGTTCGTCAAGTCCTGATCCATTCAGAACAGATGCCCTTATTATAGCCTTGTCTCCGAGCATATTTTTTATCTCTTCTTCATCGATTTTTACATCGAGATCCGTTTTGTTTATCAAAACTATGGCCTTCTTGCCCTTTACATACTCCATTATTTCACGATCTTCTTTTCTAAGCTCTTCCCCTGCATCTAAAACAAGAATAACCAAATCAGCCTTGTTGAAAAACGCCTTGCTTCGCTCAACCCCCATTTTCTCAATCATATCCTCAGTTTCGCGTATTCCCGCCGTATCCACTATCCTGAGTGGAATTCCTCTAATGTTAAGGTGTTCCTCTATTATATCGCGAGTCGTTCCCGGAATATTTGTAACAATAGCTCTTGCTTCCTGCAGCATTGCGTTTAACAGTGAAGATTTGCCAACATTAGGCTTCCCAATAATAACCGTCTGTAATCCTTCACGCATTATTTTTCCCGTTTCGGCCGTCCTAAGCAATTCCCTTACTTCTTTTTCTGCAGCTTCCTCAAGTTTCAATATTTCATCATAAGTGATATCCTCGATATCCTCTTCCGGATAATCGATTCCAACTTCGATCTGTGCCAGCAATGATAGAAGCTTGTTCCGTATTCCCCTTACCTTCTTTGAAAGGCCGCCTTCAAGCTGGTCAAGCGCTATGTCGTAGCTTTTGTCGGTTTTTGCCCCTATCAGGTCCATAACCGCTTCGGCCTGAGCCAAATCAAGTCTTCCATTTAAAAATGCCCTTTTTGTAAATTCCCCGCGCTCTGCAGCACGAGCACCTTTTTTCAAGGCCATTTCAAGTATTTTTCTCGACGGAACAAGCCCTCCATGACAATCTATTTCAGCAACATCCTCTGCGGTATATGTTCCAGGCCCTTTCATATATACTGCCAAAACCTCGTCAATCCGCTCTTTTCCGTCAGAAATAAAACCGTATACCAGTTTTCTCTGTCCATATTCTCTAATGCTTTCTCTTCTTTTCGGTTCAAATAAATCATCTAGAATATCAATAGCCTTCGATCCGCTGATTCTTACAATGCCGATTCCCGCCTCTCCCGGGGCTGTCGAAATCGCCGCAATCGTTTCGTCAAACATGTTTTCACCTCTCTAATAAGCAATAAAAACCCAGCGGCAACTGGGTTTCATCGACATATCCATCTTCTTAACTGTTATGCTTCTTATTAAGATATATTCTAACTTTTCGGTAGGGATCCTCTCCCTCACTCCTTGTGGATATATCCTCATTGCCCTGAAGCGCCGAATGAATTATTCTTCTTTCGTATGGGTTCATAGGTTCAAGAACAACGTCCTTTTTGTATTTTCTAGCCTTGTAAGCTAGTTTTTCGGCTAATTTAATTAGCGTTTTCTCTCTCTTATTTCTGTAACTCTCCGTATCGATTATAACCCTTATATATTCTTTTTTGCCTTTATTTACAACCAGACTTGTTAAATATTGCAGGGAATCCAATGTGGTTCCTCTTTTTCCTATTAGAATCGCCATGTTCGGACCCGACAAATCCAAATACAGAGTATTATCTTTTAACTTTGCGTCTATTTCTACTTTTTCCCCCATGTAAATGAGTACTTCCTGTAGAAAATTCACAGCTAAATCTTCAGCATCGGCCTTTCTCCATACCTTAATAACTGCTTGCTTTATGTTTATCAACCCGAGTATGTTTTTAGGCTCTTCCACTATCTCTATTTCAACTTCTTCCCTAGTCAGCATCAATTCGTCCAAGGCGATGTTTATTGCCGCTTCAACTGTTCTTGCTCTCTTTTCCAATGATTGCATAAAACATTACGCCTCCTTAACATTGCTTCTATGGTTTAGGAAATATTGCTGTACCATTTGGAATAAATTACTTACAGCCCAATAAAGCGTAAGGCCCGCCGGAAAACCTACTCCCCAGAAAAGTATCATAAAAGGCA
This window contains:
- a CDS encoding sigma 54-interacting transcriptional regulator, translated to MSANKIYNRNNQINDAWSQFMESGNIDRDIIRKEIADSWIRSRKEQVNPMGEGEKNSKSKTLKDREVQLRPLLRIAKPFMESLYNISGSHGLLVRLTDPEGYVVECLGDEDSVEAYKKLNLYKGNNVKEETIGTNAIGIALNTRNPIQVFAAEHYAKRYHKFTSSACPIKNAEGELLGILSMTDSYEKVHLHTLGMVVASSVAIEKQFKIDKINRQLRIANHHFSTIIEQINEGLICIDNEGVITDVNLIARHILKRTEKEIIGKDISKMVKIGDRLKSIGKNIAEGHYNNEELEFILKNGKRVVCIATIASIKDIEKDVLEGVILTFHEVKTVHNLVNRIVGSQARFTFTDIMGESEAIKKSIKIAEGMTQYNTTVLLQGESGTGKELFAQSIHNAGPRRKHPFIFLNCGAIPRDLVASELFGYIEGAFTGAKRGGHPGKFELADGGTIFLDEIGDMPLDTQANLLRVLETQEVVRVGGHDVIPVDVRVIAATHKDLKGEVEKGNFREDLFYRLNVMPIMIPPLRERKKDFKPLISYFMEKFSRQMGKDIRGIDDAFFERMSGYPWPGNVRELQNVMQQIISVVKDGEVLSAEDIPQYMKATNLLNETDSQNQKFFTLREIESMAIHKTIEKANGNLSKTARILGISRSSLYRKMKEYDINTTHNGTCVL
- a CDS encoding ParB/RepB/Spo0J family partition protein codes for the protein MSKKRSGLGRGLNALIPATDTGEKEEGVSLKERIHDIEIGLIKTNPNQPRKHFDKDKIEELAKSVKRHGIIQPVIVSQEEKGYRIIAGERRYRAAREANLKSVPCIIREAKPAERMELALIENLQREDLNPIEEAMAFRLLMDEHGLTQEKVSDVAGKSRPYVANLIRLLGLEDEIKGLIAEGKITGGHGRTLLGLPSGEKRKMLLERIVEKGLSVREAERQVKLILSEKQEKNYKKPIEIDPEVLIMEETLRERFATKVNIKNGRKNEGKIEISYHGLDEFERIMNLLRK
- a CDS encoding ParA family protein, which produces MGKVIAIFNQKGGVGKTTTNINLTANLGKMGKRILVIDIDPQGNTTSGFGQASRYLKNTIYDALLGDEEIEKCIMKSKFRNIDLIPADMQLAGAEIELTGIKAREFKLKKLIETTKDEYDYIFIDCPPSLGLLTLNALTAADGVLIPIQCEYYALEGVSQLMNTIGLIRNKLNPALAIEGVLLSMFDKRTNLSVQVVEEVKEYFKEKVYKTVIPRNVRLAEAPSYGLPITEYDPKSRGAQAYQALAEEFLALEGKEEV
- a CDS encoding ParB/RepB/Spo0J family partition protein — encoded protein: MNEIIYVQTVDIKPNPHQPRKIFLEKSLSELSDSIKKYGVIQPLTVRKIDGSYELIAGERRLRAAEKAGLDYVPVLMKNMSDEDSAIVALVENLQREDLDFVEEAIGYQRLMLDYNMKQQDIARYVGKNQSTIANKLRLLKLSDGQLLVLRSNGLTERHGRALLKLNDEKDRDKMIKEIIKNDLNVRQTETAIEKKMEKEKKKDRNQTFKSAMNMRIYTNTIKNAFKEILKTGVKAEYEECDKGIYYEIRIKIPINKE
- the rsmG gene encoding 16S rRNA (guanine(527)-N(7))-methyltransferase RsmG; this encodes MDKRLLSSGLASMEIKCSKEIENRFERYIELLLEWNGKMNLTAITDEKEIVIKHFLDSATCLKIEGVSGAKRMIDVGTGAGFPGLPLRILCGNGEWVLADSLGKRVNFLREVIDKLDLSGISAIHSRAEELGRDNVLRESFDLAVSRAVANLVVLSEYCLPLVSVGGLFLSMKGPKADKEIEDAEYAIKLLGGIVKDRILIKNPYMESQHEIIVIEKVSRTPEKYPRKPGKPSKKPIFKEIKDE
- the mnmG gene encoding tRNA uridine-5-carboxymethylaminomethyl(34) synthesis enzyme MnmG — translated: MKNFVAEEYDVIVVGAGHAGCEAALSSARMGMKTLVVSITLDAVAMMPCNPSVGGTGKGHLVREIDALGGEMGLNADKSFIQSKMLNTAKGPAVHSLRVQSDKQKYHTEMKKVMEKQENLKLKQAEATELIVENGQIMGIKTRTGVVYKAKAVILVTGTFLAGKIFIGDVSYESGPNDLRAATELSKSMRKCGIALRRFKTGTPARVNSSSIDFSKMILQEGDKETIPFSFMNDHLESPQVPCWLSYTNLDTHEIILSNINRSAMYGGEIEGPGPRYCPSIETKLVKFADKNRHQLFVEPEGLYTDEMYVQGMSTSLPEEVQVAFYRTIKGLEKADLMRPAYAIEYDCIDPTDLKLSLEYKKIGGLYFAGQINGSSGYEEAAAQGLMSGINAALKIKGEEPFVLDRSEAYIGVLIDDLVTKGTNEPYRIMTSRAEYRLVLRQDNADFRLTEKGLRLGLVTKERHDRYLNKKKQVEEEMERLKSVKKKPRELKEFLEKNGSSQVNNSISLYDLLKRPELDYKKLGAIDIDRPILVRQAVTQVEVEIKYEGYIVKQKQQIERFKKLEKKMLASGIDYLKISGIRLEAKQKLNSIKPASVGQASRISGVSPADISVLMIYLEQNRRKAKHNG
- the mnmE gene encoding tRNA uridine-5-carboxymethylaminomethyl(34) synthesis GTPase MnmE; the encoded protein is MFDETIAAISTAPGEAGIGIVRISGSKAIDILDDLFEPKRRESIREYGQRKLVYGFISDGKERIDEVLAVYMKGPGTYTAEDVAEIDCHGGLVPSRKILEMALKKGARAAERGEFTKRAFLNGRLDLAQAEAVMDLIGAKTDKSYDIALDQLEGGLSKKVRGIRNKLLSLLAQIEVGIDYPEEDIEDITYDEILKLEEAAEKEVRELLRTAETGKIMREGLQTVIIGKPNVGKSSLLNAMLQEARAIVTNIPGTTRDIIEEHLNIRGIPLRIVDTAGIRETEDMIEKMGVERSKAFFNKADLVILVLDAGEELRKEDREIMEYVKGKKAIVLINKTDLDVKIDEEEIKNMLGDKAIIRASVLNGSGLDELEDKIVEMVYSGELFQRVDTLVTSVRQKNALERALASILEAIGVTHEKIPYDFIEIDIKNAYAYLGEIIGETVGEDIIDKVFSEFCLGK
- a CDS encoding protein jag is translated as MQSLEKRARTVEAAINIALDELMLTREEVEIEIVEEPKNILGLINIKQAVIKVWRKADAEDLAVNFLQEVLIYMGEKVEIDAKLKDNTLYLDLSGPNMAILIGKRGTTLDSLQYLTSLVVNKGKKEYIRVIIDTESYRNKREKTLIKLAEKLAYKARKYKKDVVLEPMNPYERRIIHSALQGNEDISTRSEGEDPYRKVRIYLNKKHNS